A stretch of the Psychroserpens sp. Hel_I_66 genome encodes the following:
- a CDS encoding LytTR family transcriptional regulator DNA-binding domain-containing protein: MNGEQPDKNHVYIYGRNDKILFKNVYITITKLSKLSKLLSTDNFEKINQSTIINLSHLKERDNTIISLYDSKETFEVTAKEKIGFVGKLRAKFRI, translated from the coding sequence ATTAATGGAGAACAACCAGATAAAAACCATGTATATATTTATGGAAGAAATGATAAAATTCTTTTTAAGAATGTTTATATAACCATAACCAAATTATCTAAATTATCTAAATTATTATCGACTGATAATTTTGAGAAAATTAACCAAAGTACGATTATCAATTTATCCCATTTAAAAGAAAGAGACAACACCATTATAAGCTTATATGATAGTAAAGAAACATTTGAAGTAACAGCTAAAGAAAAAATAGGTTTTGTTGGTAAATTGAGGGCTAAGTTTAGAATCTAG